A region from the Candidatus Hydrogenedentota bacterium genome encodes:
- the fmt gene encoding methionyl-tRNA formyltransferase — translation MRTVFFGTPQLAVPSLAAVARRHEVAAVVCQPDRPQGRSGKPVPPPTKVWAEEHGIPVVQPSKLNDGEFEAWLRAQNPGLCVLAAYGRMLKQAILDVPPHGFLNMHPSLLPLYRGPSPIQSAILNGDTETGVTIMRITLEMDSGDILSQERVSILPEDNSESLTDRLAELGGEMLAEGVSLVEGGQAIFTPQDHARATYCRLFEKRDGRIDWAKPAAALHNLVRAANPWPGAQCLFRGEVCRIHQSLPVRCDTAAAPGTVVQVEKDRAVVATGEGGLAVLVFQAPGKRALPMQDYLRGHAIDVGERFESIP, via the coding sequence ATGCGGACAGTCTTCTTCGGCACTCCGCAACTCGCAGTGCCATCGTTGGCGGCGGTGGCACGCCGTCACGAGGTGGCCGCAGTTGTCTGTCAACCCGACCGCCCGCAGGGCCGCAGCGGCAAACCTGTTCCCCCGCCCACGAAGGTGTGGGCCGAGGAGCATGGTATTCCGGTGGTGCAGCCATCGAAATTGAATGACGGCGAATTCGAGGCGTGGCTGCGTGCGCAGAACCCCGGACTATGCGTTCTGGCGGCGTATGGACGCATGCTGAAGCAGGCTATCCTGGACGTACCGCCTCACGGTTTCCTGAATATGCACCCCAGCTTGTTGCCGCTGTATCGCGGGCCTTCGCCGATTCAGTCGGCCATTCTCAACGGCGATACAGAGACGGGGGTCACGATTATGCGGATCACCCTCGAAATGGACTCCGGGGATATTCTCTCGCAGGAGCGTGTCTCCATTCTCCCTGAAGACAATTCGGAGAGTTTAACGGACCGCCTCGCCGAACTGGGCGGCGAAATGCTCGCGGAAGGTGTGAGTCTCGTCGAAGGAGGCCAAGCCATCTTCACGCCTCAAGACCACGCGCGCGCCACCTATTGCAGGTTGTTCGAGAAGCGTGACGGGCGAATCGACTGGGCCAAGCCCGCAGCCGCACTCCATAATCTGGTGCGGGCGGCGAATCCGTGGCCCGGTGCGCAATGCCTTTTTCGCGGCGAAGTCTGCCGGATACATCAGTCGCTTCCGGTACGTTGCGATACGGCGGCTGCTCCAGGGACCGTCGTGCAGGTCGAGAAGGACCGGGCAGTCGTCGCGACGGGAGAAGGCGGATTGGCTGTTCTGGTCTTTCAAGCGCCGGGCAAACGCGCCCTGCCGATGCAAGATTACCTTCGGGGCCACGCGATTGACGTAGGCGAACGATTCGAGTCGATCCCATGA
- the rsmB gene encoding 16S rRNA (cytosine(967)-C(5))-methyltransferase RsmB, protein MTPADPVRLAAVDVLLRVFEEGAFLSDALDQMLRKSTISERGRRFLTQLVYGTVRHKALCDLALSRILDQPMDKLPRPILAVMRMGVFQALFCDNVTFPAMVHTSVSVARKRGHAGTARLVNAVLRRAPRSLEDIKLPPREKGLARHLGFRYSLPRWMVEQWIEEFGEETAEKLCAACNEQAPTTLRVNTTKCTPEQLTRYLTHAEFLVEKRTAVPEELTVIKGSPLKSKHFQQGQYMLQDPASMLAAHLMQPLPGQWVLDVCSAPGGKTTHLAQLADSQLNIVAADANAERLALVRENMERLGLRGIHPIAADGRMAPFARKFDAILLDAPCTGYGTLRRHPDLKWRAQPEDAARMGAVQRELLRAAVDLCENGGRIVYSVCTFTRDETVDVRAFAESSLPVVLEDGPKWLNPWKISPGTYRTLPHAGNMDGFFLMRLRKAS, encoded by the coding sequence ATGACGCCGGCCGATCCTGTACGCCTTGCCGCCGTCGACGTGCTTCTTCGCGTGTTTGAGGAAGGCGCGTTTCTGAGCGACGCGCTCGATCAAATGCTCCGGAAGTCCACCATCTCGGAACGCGGGCGGCGCTTTTTGACTCAGTTGGTGTATGGCACGGTTCGTCACAAGGCGCTCTGCGATCTGGCCCTTTCGCGCATTCTGGATCAGCCAATGGACAAACTCCCGCGTCCCATTCTGGCGGTGATGCGGATGGGGGTCTTTCAGGCGTTGTTCTGCGACAACGTGACGTTCCCGGCCATGGTTCACACGAGCGTCAGCGTGGCGCGGAAACGGGGTCATGCGGGCACAGCCCGACTGGTCAACGCCGTGCTTCGGCGCGCGCCGCGATCGCTTGAGGACATCAAGCTTCCGCCGCGCGAGAAAGGGCTTGCCCGCCATTTGGGATTTCGGTATTCGTTGCCGCGCTGGATGGTGGAGCAGTGGATTGAGGAATTCGGAGAGGAAACCGCGGAGAAGTTGTGCGCGGCGTGTAACGAGCAGGCCCCGACGACCCTGCGCGTCAATACGACAAAGTGTACGCCCGAACAGCTCACTCGCTATCTCACTCACGCCGAATTCCTGGTGGAGAAGCGTACCGCCGTTCCCGAGGAGCTGACCGTTATCAAGGGATCGCCGCTCAAATCGAAGCATTTTCAGCAGGGCCAATACATGCTGCAAGACCCGGCTTCAATGCTTGCGGCGCACCTGATGCAACCGTTACCGGGGCAATGGGTATTGGATGTGTGTTCGGCGCCTGGAGGCAAAACCACCCACCTGGCCCAACTCGCGGATTCGCAATTGAATATTGTCGCGGCAGATGCCAACGCGGAGCGGCTTGCCCTCGTGCGCGAGAACATGGAGCGGCTGGGGCTGCGCGGAATTCACCCCATCGCCGCCGACGGCCGAATGGCGCCGTTTGCACGGAAATTCGACGCAATCCTGTTGGACGCGCCATGCACGGGGTATGGCACGCTGCGGAGGCATCCGGATTTGAAGTGGCGCGCACAGCCGGAGGACGCGGCGCGAATGGGCGCGGTTCAGCGCGAATTATTGCGCGCTGCCGTCGATCTCTGCGAAAATGGCGGCCGTATTGTGTATTCCGTGTGCACGTTTACCCGCGACGAAACAGTGGATGTTCGCGCGTTTGCCGAATCTTCGTTACCCGTGGTTTTGGAAGACGGACCTAAATGGCTCAACCCTTGGAAAATAAGTCCCGGAACATATCGAACCCTCCCCCACGCCGGCAATATGGACGGATTCTTCTTGATGCGGTTGCGCAAGGCGTCTTGA
- a CDS encoding PASTA domain-containing protein: protein MSSSLFGLGFVWWCLRWFFAGLFFIGIMAGSGYYVFSEAVQGANCVTVPDITNMPVQEAARVLTANGLEMGTQTARASDKWQPDYVMYQTPAAGKVVRSGRKVYPTVSRTEFASAPDLHGKTLQEAIAELDRSQYQQGQISRVADQAPANTVISQDPPPGQPVPENSKINLLVSSGPGQGQQLYMPNLIGMTSQDAIKTLKPLGVEAIPVQVDRPDAPANVVIDQRPGTGTLITPGTRVYFDIRSDTPIEGAWRDVTVSYTVPQSWMQREVRIDVITKDGARQTIFPPQAQYVDGKPPVLDPGSKVNQKIRFRDEIMVEVFLDGVKARSYHYVGDAEPEIVDFEDTSGGNT from the coding sequence TTGAGCTCGTCGCTGTTCGGTCTTGGCTTCGTCTGGTGGTGTTTGCGTTGGTTCTTTGCCGGTTTGTTCTTTATCGGAATCATGGCGGGATCGGGATACTACGTGTTCAGCGAGGCGGTTCAAGGCGCAAACTGCGTGACCGTCCCTGACATCACGAACATGCCGGTCCAGGAAGCGGCCCGGGTACTGACCGCCAACGGTCTGGAGATGGGTACACAGACTGCGCGTGCGAGCGACAAGTGGCAGCCGGACTATGTCATGTACCAGACACCCGCGGCGGGCAAGGTCGTTCGCTCGGGAAGAAAGGTCTATCCCACTGTCAGCCGAACGGAGTTCGCTTCGGCACCGGACCTGCATGGTAAGACGCTTCAAGAGGCCATTGCCGAATTGGACCGTTCGCAGTATCAGCAGGGCCAGATTTCGCGTGTAGCGGATCAAGCGCCCGCCAATACGGTGATTTCGCAGGACCCCCCACCCGGGCAACCTGTCCCCGAGAACAGCAAGATCAACTTGCTGGTCAGCAGCGGCCCCGGCCAAGGGCAACAGCTCTACATGCCCAATCTCATCGGCATGACGAGCCAGGATGCCATCAAGACGCTGAAACCGCTGGGGGTCGAAGCGATTCCGGTGCAAGTCGATCGGCCCGACGCCCCCGCGAATGTCGTAATCGATCAGAGGCCTGGCACGGGAACACTCATTACGCCCGGCACACGGGTTTACTTCGATATTCGCAGCGATACCCCCATCGAGGGAGCATGGCGTGACGTTACGGTATCGTACACGGTGCCGCAATCGTGGATGCAGCGCGAAGTCCGGATCGACGTCATTACGAAAGATGGCGCACGGCAGACTATTTTCCCGCCGCAAGCGCAGTACGTCGACGGGAAGCCTCCGGTCCTCGATCCCGGAAGCAAAGTGAATCAGAAGATTCGTTTCCGTGATGAAATCATGGTCGAAGTATTCTTGGATGGAGTCAAGGCGCGCTCGTATCATTATGTGGGCGACGCAGAGCCAGAGATAGTGGATTTTGAAGATACCTCCGGAGGAAATACCTGA
- a CDS encoding D-alanyl-D-alanine carboxypeptidase → MREYAKRLSWVFILALTIGVAGAWSAEDALPCTNYIMMVADTGLVVDEYNADEPHAPASMVKLMLMLLVTEGLESNKWTLETPIKISTDAANVGGTQVELRPNETWSLDQLMTAVAVASANNAATAVAEGLWGSIDKYLEAANARAKELGMNSTEYHSVHGLPPDKGQLSDLTTARDMAHLAEACITKAQIMTWVGVKEFSLRPEEAPKPNTNKLLFSLEGCDGLKTGYTRAAGFCLTATAVRNGVRLITVVMGCPVLSQRFEVARVLLDQGFSTVRRERIIAKGDLIEPAVPVGNAKIDSLQLAAGEDVWVIAKETDLKQVKLVAEHPERLVAPLDAGAVAGTVKVELAGKPIGESPLLVPSTVEEPGWRWKLTHSVLGRSRQTQQQGG, encoded by the coding sequence GTGAGAGAGTACGCAAAACGGCTGTCTTGGGTTTTCATACTTGCACTGACGATAGGTGTCGCGGGCGCTTGGAGCGCGGAAGACGCGCTTCCTTGCACGAATTACATCATGATGGTCGCGGACACCGGTCTCGTTGTCGACGAATACAATGCGGACGAGCCCCATGCCCCCGCCAGCATGGTCAAGCTTATGCTCATGCTGCTCGTCACGGAGGGTCTTGAGTCCAACAAATGGACGCTGGAGACCCCGATTAAGATCAGCACCGATGCCGCCAACGTGGGCGGTACTCAGGTCGAGTTGCGCCCCAATGAAACGTGGTCCCTCGATCAATTGATGACTGCCGTTGCTGTCGCTTCGGCGAACAACGCGGCCACAGCCGTAGCGGAGGGGCTCTGGGGCAGCATCGACAAATACCTTGAGGCGGCCAACGCGCGCGCCAAAGAGCTGGGAATGAACTCCACGGAATACCACTCGGTGCACGGGCTGCCTCCAGATAAGGGTCAATTATCCGACTTGACCACCGCCCGCGATATGGCCCACTTGGCGGAGGCATGCATTACGAAGGCCCAGATTATGACTTGGGTTGGCGTAAAGGAATTCTCGTTGCGCCCCGAAGAAGCGCCGAAACCCAATACAAACAAGCTCCTATTCAGTCTGGAAGGTTGCGATGGATTGAAAACGGGCTACACGCGCGCTGCCGGCTTTTGTCTGACGGCCACGGCGGTGCGAAATGGAGTCCGCTTGATCACCGTCGTCATGGGATGCCCCGTTTTGAGTCAGCGCTTCGAAGTGGCTCGCGTTCTCCTCGACCAGGGTTTTTCCACGGTTCGCCGGGAACGCATCATTGCCAAGGGCGACCTCATTGAGCCGGCCGTTCCCGTGGGCAACGCCAAAATCGATAGCCTCCAGCTTGCGGCAGGCGAAGACGTTTGGGTCATTGCCAAGGAAACCGACCTGAAGCAGGTCAAATTGGTTGCGGAGCATCCCGAGCGATTGGTAGCGCCGCTGGATGCCGGGGCGGTTGCAGGCACGGTTAAGGTAGAACTGGCCGGCAAACCGATTGGCGAATCGCCGCTGCTTGTTCCAAGCACGGTCGAAGAACCCGGTTGGCGTTGGAAGCTCACGCACAGCGTCTTGGGCAGGTCGCGTCAGACTCAACAACAGGGCGGATAA
- a CDS encoding glycoside hydrolase family 55 protein — MRAALLSLMMMGLVLTAVAQDTAPPPPAPAEMILPQPATPGAGQFNVMDYGVKGDGKTDDTAAFQKALDTAGDAGGGILQVPVGAYAIHGHLRVPDKVTLQGVWTRPLWSKPIDFKGLSVLLAYEGKGKMEGDPFILLQNSSTLQGISVFYPEQINSLEPHPYPWTVAGKGDNCTIVNCTLFNPYQAVDFGSLGGGRHYVNGLYGQPLFLGLYIDSCFDVGRVEDVHFWPFWSGTDLKEPVCTFMREKGTAFLIAQTDGQMFFNCFCIYYRYGFKFIDTLGKKPDGSPRRGQGSGVYTNCYPDICKTSIYVEEVQPNSGISFINGMIMGGVEVAETNKGQVKFTACGFWANRDQETHAKLLGRGIAIFEGCHFTNWDRVNQGLPCIDANNKSLIVTGCEFSADNPDTKLKVKLGANIESAIITSNRMVNGVEIKKECPPESDIQIGLNTAK, encoded by the coding sequence ATGCGAGCAGCACTGTTGTCCTTGATGATGATGGGTCTAGTTTTGACCGCGGTGGCGCAGGATACGGCCCCTCCGCCGCCCGCGCCCGCAGAGATGATCTTGCCACAGCCCGCGACTCCCGGCGCCGGGCAATTCAACGTCATGGATTATGGCGTGAAAGGCGACGGAAAGACCGACGATACGGCGGCGTTTCAAAAGGCGCTGGATACGGCGGGTGATGCCGGCGGCGGCATCCTCCAAGTGCCGGTTGGCGCCTATGCCATCCACGGCCACTTGAGAGTGCCCGACAAAGTTACTCTGCAGGGTGTGTGGACGCGTCCGCTGTGGAGCAAGCCGATCGATTTCAAGGGATTGAGCGTCCTCCTTGCCTACGAAGGGAAAGGGAAGATGGAGGGTGATCCGTTCATCCTTTTGCAGAATTCCTCTACGTTGCAGGGGATATCGGTGTTCTATCCCGAACAAATCAACTCCCTTGAGCCGCATCCGTATCCTTGGACCGTTGCAGGAAAGGGCGACAACTGCACCATCGTGAACTGCACGTTGTTCAACCCATATCAAGCGGTCGATTTTGGCAGCTTGGGCGGAGGGCGTCATTACGTCAACGGACTGTATGGTCAGCCACTGTTCTTGGGGCTCTACATCGACTCCTGTTTCGACGTGGGCCGTGTAGAAGACGTTCACTTCTGGCCGTTCTGGAGCGGCACCGACCTGAAGGAACCCGTATGCACGTTCATGCGCGAAAAGGGGACGGCCTTCCTCATTGCGCAGACGGACGGTCAGATGTTCTTCAACTGTTTCTGCATCTACTATCGCTACGGTTTCAAGTTCATCGACACACTCGGCAAGAAACCCGACGGCTCGCCGCGCAGAGGACAAGGGTCTGGTGTCTACACAAATTGCTATCCCGACATCTGCAAGACATCGATCTATGTCGAAGAAGTCCAGCCTAATTCGGGCATATCCTTTATCAACGGAATGATCATGGGTGGCGTGGAAGTTGCCGAGACGAACAAGGGGCAGGTCAAGTTCACGGCATGCGGCTTCTGGGCCAATCGCGATCAGGAGACCCATGCGAAACTCTTGGGAAGAGGAATCGCTATCTTTGAAGGATGCCACTTCACCAATTGGGACCGCGTGAACCAAGGGTTGCCTTGCATCGACGCCAACAACAAGAGCCTGATCGTTACCGGCTGCGAGTTCTCGGCGGATAACCCGGACACGAAATTGAAGGTCAAGCTCGGCGCAAACATCGAATCCGCGATTATCACGTCGAACCGCATGGTAAACGGCGTGGAAATCAAGAAAGAGTGCCCGCCCGAATCGGACATTCAAATCGGATTGAATACGGCCAAATGA
- the leuS gene encoding leucine--tRNA ligase yields the protein MSGSAYDFVAIEKKWQDYWLKNKTFKTELDRSKPKYYVLDMFPYPSGDGLHVGHPEGYTATDIVSRYKRMNGFNVLHPMGWDAFGLPAERHAVRTGEHPAIITNKNCETFKRQIQALGLSYDWDREVNTTDPNYYKWTQWIFQVLYERGLAYQTEAPVNWCPALGTVLANEEVKDGKYVETGDPVEKRMMKQWMLRITVYAERLLEDLEGLDWPESTKVMQREWIGKSEGADVIFTVADSGEQFTIFTTRPDTLFGATYCVLAPEHPLTLQIASAEQRAAVQDYVTSASRKSAQDRMRDEREKTGVFTGAYAINPVNGQKVPIWTADYVLAEYGYGAIMAVPAHDTRDYEFATKFGLPIIEVISGGDISKEAHTGDGILVNSPLIDGLNVADAKRKISKWLEEKGLGKATVNYRLRDWLFSRQRYWGEPFPLMTLEDGTVRLVPIKDLPVILPELTDYKPTADGQPPVARAAEWVETTCPETGKPAKRETNTMPQWAGSCWYFLRFVDPRNEREAWSKEAENYWMPVDLYVGGAEHAVLHLLYARFWHKVLYDAGYVSTKEPFTKLFHQGMILAYSYQDEKGKYYFPHQVEKRGEEWCVKESGARVHVQIEKMSKSRYNVVNPDDVVHQYGADSMRLYEMFMGPLDREKPWSDEGVQGVHRFLKRVWALFVGEDGGLSPKIVDEGGDASVEKVLHKTIKAVGADIEHLQFNTAIARLMEFVNAATKADKLNRAWMEKFVLVVSAFAPHIGEELWERLGHSKTLAYEPWPAYDESLLVEDSIEIPVQINGKLRSVVTVAVDATKETVIAAAKADAKVHANIEGKQLIKEVFVPGKLVNFVVK from the coding sequence ATGTCGGGAAGTGCGTATGATTTTGTGGCCATCGAGAAGAAGTGGCAGGACTATTGGCTGAAGAATAAGACGTTCAAGACGGAATTGGACCGCAGTAAGCCGAAGTATTATGTGCTCGATATGTTCCCGTATCCCAGCGGCGACGGGTTGCACGTGGGGCATCCGGAAGGGTACACGGCGACGGATATCGTCTCGCGGTATAAGCGTATGAATGGCTTCAACGTGCTGCATCCGATGGGATGGGACGCGTTTGGATTGCCCGCGGAACGGCATGCGGTGCGCACGGGTGAGCATCCCGCCATCATCACGAACAAGAATTGCGAAACCTTCAAGCGCCAGATCCAAGCCCTGGGTCTTTCCTACGATTGGGACCGCGAAGTCAACACGACCGACCCCAATTACTACAAGTGGACCCAGTGGATCTTCCAAGTACTGTATGAACGCGGCTTGGCCTATCAGACGGAAGCCCCGGTCAATTGGTGCCCCGCGCTCGGGACGGTGCTCGCCAACGAAGAAGTCAAGGATGGCAAGTACGTGGAGACGGGCGATCCGGTCGAGAAGCGGATGATGAAGCAGTGGATGCTGCGTATCACCGTATATGCGGAGCGCCTGTTGGAGGACCTCGAAGGCCTCGATTGGCCGGAGAGCACGAAAGTGATGCAGCGGGAGTGGATCGGCAAGAGCGAAGGCGCCGATGTCATCTTTACTGTCGCGGACTCGGGAGAACAGTTCACCATCTTCACCACGCGCCCCGATACGTTGTTTGGAGCAACGTACTGCGTGTTGGCGCCGGAACATCCCCTGACCCTGCAAATCGCGTCGGCTGAGCAACGGGCCGCCGTGCAGGATTACGTTACGTCGGCGTCGCGCAAGAGCGCTCAAGACCGCATGCGCGACGAGCGGGAGAAGACGGGTGTGTTCACGGGCGCGTATGCCATCAACCCCGTGAATGGCCAGAAGGTGCCGATCTGGACGGCGGACTATGTCCTTGCGGAGTACGGTTACGGCGCGATCATGGCGGTGCCCGCACACGACACGCGCGATTACGAATTCGCGACGAAGTTCGGTCTGCCGATCATTGAGGTCATCAGCGGTGGCGACATCAGCAAGGAAGCGCACACCGGCGACGGCATTTTGGTGAATTCGCCGTTAATCGATGGACTGAACGTGGCCGACGCGAAGCGCAAGATATCGAAGTGGCTGGAAGAGAAGGGGCTCGGCAAAGCGACGGTTAACTACCGCCTTCGCGATTGGTTGTTTTCGCGGCAGCGGTATTGGGGAGAACCGTTCCCCTTGATGACCTTGGAAGACGGCACCGTGCGCCTGGTTCCAATTAAAGACCTGCCCGTGATTCTTCCCGAACTGACTGACTACAAGCCGACGGCGGATGGTCAGCCTCCGGTTGCGCGCGCCGCCGAGTGGGTTGAAACCACCTGTCCAGAGACGGGCAAGCCCGCGAAACGCGAGACGAATACGATGCCCCAATGGGCCGGTTCGTGTTGGTATTTCCTGCGCTTTGTCGATCCGCGCAACGAGCGTGAAGCTTGGTCGAAGGAAGCCGAGAACTACTGGATGCCCGTGGACTTGTATGTGGGTGGCGCGGAGCACGCCGTGTTGCACCTGCTGTACGCGCGGTTCTGGCACAAGGTGCTCTATGACGCGGGCTATGTCTCCACCAAGGAGCCCTTCACGAAGCTCTTTCACCAGGGCATGATCCTTGCCTATTCCTACCAGGACGAGAAAGGGAAATACTACTTCCCGCACCAAGTCGAAAAACGCGGCGAGGAGTGGTGCGTGAAGGAGTCTGGCGCGCGCGTGCATGTGCAGATCGAGAAGATGAGCAAATCGCGCTACAACGTCGTGAATCCCGACGATGTGGTGCATCAGTATGGGGCAGATTCCATGCGCCTCTACGAGATGTTCATGGGCCCGCTCGATCGCGAGAAACCGTGGTCGGACGAGGGCGTTCAAGGCGTGCACCGTTTCCTGAAACGGGTGTGGGCGCTATTCGTCGGTGAGGACGGCGGCTTGAGTCCCAAGATTGTGGACGAAGGCGGGGACGCGAGCGTTGAGAAGGTCCTTCATAAGACCATCAAGGCCGTCGGAGCGGACATAGAGCATCTGCAATTCAATACGGCGATTGCCCGGTTGATGGAGTTCGTCAACGCGGCCACGAAGGCAGATAAGCTGAATCGCGCGTGGATGGAGAAGTTCGTCCTTGTCGTATCTGCGTTTGCTCCTCACATCGGTGAGGAACTGTGGGAACGATTGGGCCACTCGAAAACGCTTGCCTACGAACCGTGGCCGGCCTACGATGAAAGCCTTCTGGTTGAAGATTCCATCGAGATTCCTGTACAGATCAATGGCAAGCTGCGGTCGGTGGTCACGGTGGCAGTCGATGCCACGAAAGAAACGGTCATCGCAGCGGCAAAAGCCGATGCAAAGGTGCATGCCAATATCGAAGGCAAGCAACTGATAAAGGAGGTTTTTGTACCAGGAAAACTGGTCAATTTTGTCGTGAAGTGA
- the rpe gene encoding ribulose-phosphate 3-epimerase — MPPVRIAPSILSSDFSKLGDEIRSVIEAGADWIHVDVMDGHFTPNITIGPPVVACLREHCSVPLDVHLMITDPAAYIEDFANAGADIISFHVEAVNHPHRIINKIKDCGCKAGIALNPGTSQEEIEFLAENLDMVLIMTVNPGFGGQKFIPEMVRKIQYVRAMMGERDVQVDGGIDQTTAPVVIQAGANVLVAGSYVYKHPSRLEAIDSLKAAAPEYSS; from the coding sequence GTGCCCCCCGTACGCATAGCGCCATCGATACTCTCAAGCGATTTCAGCAAGCTGGGTGATGAAATCCGGTCCGTGATTGAAGCCGGCGCTGACTGGATTCACGTGGACGTGATGGATGGCCATTTCACGCCAAACATCACGATTGGGCCGCCGGTGGTCGCCTGCTTGCGCGAACACTGCTCGGTGCCCTTGGATGTCCACTTGATGATCACAGACCCTGCCGCGTACATTGAAGACTTTGCCAATGCAGGCGCGGATATCATCTCGTTTCACGTTGAAGCGGTGAATCATCCTCATCGAATCATCAACAAGATCAAAGACTGCGGCTGCAAGGCCGGTATCGCGCTGAATCCGGGAACGTCCCAAGAAGAAATCGAGTTCCTCGCCGAGAATCTCGACATGGTTCTCATCATGACCGTGAATCCTGGATTTGGCGGGCAGAAGTTCATCCCGGAGATGGTGCGCAAGATTCAATACGTCCGCGCCATGATGGGCGAACGGGACGTACAGGTGGACGGCGGTATTGACCAAACCACGGCGCCGGTCGTCATTCAAGCGGGAGCGAACGTTTTGGTGGCGGGCTCGTACGTGTACAAGCACCCCTCTCGGCTCGAAGCCATCGATTCGCTAAAGGCAGCCGCTCCGGAGTATTCATCGTAG
- a CDS encoding YbaB/EbfC family nucleoid-associated protein: MAGMMKKAMEMKAKVEQLRDSLEAETIEASAGGGMVTVVVNGKFKVVSIRIEPEVVDKDGIDVLETLVRAAVNEAVDRMQEHVKSRMSEITGGLNIPGLT, translated from the coding sequence ATGGCCGGGATGATGAAGAAGGCCATGGAGATGAAGGCAAAAGTAGAGCAATTGCGTGACTCGCTCGAGGCAGAGACCATAGAGGCTTCAGCGGGCGGCGGCATGGTGACCGTAGTAGTCAACGGCAAATTCAAGGTCGTGTCCATCCGCATTGAGCCGGAAGTCGTCGACAAGGACGGAATCGACGTGCTTGAAACCTTGGTGCGCGCGGCGGTGAATGAAGCCGTTGACCGCATGCAGGAGCACGTAAAAAGCCGCATGTCCGAAATCACCGGCGGTCTGAACATCCCCGGTCTCACGTAG